A stretch of the Niveispirillum cyanobacteriorum genome encodes the following:
- a CDS encoding CcdB family protein, with protein sequence MARFDVHAMPGQRPGYLLDVQANMLDRLDTRVVVPLFAEKEAPPPMTGLNPIFDIQGHRYVMVTQSIATLRRRELGKAVLSLDDQHQRITNALDMLLTGY encoded by the coding sequence ATGGCGCGCTTCGATGTCCATGCCATGCCAGGGCAGCGGCCTGGTTATCTTCTTGATGTACAGGCCAACATGCTGGACCGGCTGGATACAAGGGTCGTCGTCCCCCTCTTTGCAGAGAAGGAAGCACCACCACCCATGACGGGCCTGAACCCGATATTTGATATCCAGGGGCACCGCTATGTGATGGTCACCCAGTCCATCGCCACCCTACGGCGGCGGGAGCTGGGCAAGGCTGTTCTATCGCTTGATGACCAGCACCAGCGGATCACGAACGCCCTGGACATGCTGTTGACAGGATACTGA
- a CDS encoding type II toxin-antitoxin system CcdA family antitoxin, with translation MTQETAGVRQRTNVTLPEALLREARQLNINLSQACERGLAAAVLEMKAAQWRQDNQAAMDAWNAHVEEKGLPLAEYRQF, from the coding sequence ATGACACAAGAGACGGCGGGCGTGCGTCAACGCACCAATGTGACCTTGCCGGAAGCGCTGCTGCGCGAGGCACGCCAACTCAACATCAACCTGTCGCAGGCTTGTGAGCGGGGCCTGGCGGCCGCTGTTTTGGAAATGAAGGCGGCGCAATGGCGGCAGGACAATCAGGCAGCTATGGATGCTTGGAATGCCCATGTCGAGGAAAAGGGCTTGCCGCTCGCCGAATACAGGCAGTTCTAA
- a CDS encoding replication protein RepA — protein MGTIHQLIRQHGKDNAKLYADPDEKHLVDIAAEVMAGEREDLGWAYTGWAFTALPHKRVPDDAVWQREMGQVTLTISPGHLPGKTRSELVKVGVPFGAHARLVMLYLQTQAIRTGSREVEVGRTMNAFLERIGVAPGGKTRQSVSEQLRRIAASTVMFSWQQTPDSAPGFMRQTIIKGGQLGVKMTDDTQGALWEEHIVLSEDFYDNLRKYPIPLLEQAIRAIGASSLALDLYVWLSYRLRSLTKPTTISWQALHAQHGAEYARIRDFKRFMIPQLKLALAAYPQAHVTLEDDGLMLYPSAPPISKLGG, from the coding sequence ATGGGAACTATACATCAGCTCATCAGGCAGCACGGCAAGGATAACGCCAAGCTGTATGCCGACCCGGACGAGAAACACCTCGTCGACATCGCCGCCGAAGTCATGGCCGGCGAGCGGGAGGATTTGGGCTGGGCTTATACAGGCTGGGCTTTCACCGCCCTGCCGCACAAGCGGGTCCCCGATGATGCTGTCTGGCAGCGAGAAATGGGTCAGGTCACCCTGACCATCAGTCCCGGACATTTACCCGGCAAGACACGCAGCGAACTGGTCAAGGTCGGCGTGCCCTTTGGGGCGCATGCACGACTGGTGATGCTTTACCTGCAGACCCAGGCCATCCGTACAGGCAGCCGGGAGGTCGAGGTCGGCCGAACCATGAACGCCTTTCTGGAACGGATCGGCGTGGCACCGGGCGGCAAGACAAGGCAGTCAGTCAGCGAGCAATTGCGCCGGATCGCGGCATCGACCGTCATGTTCAGCTGGCAGCAGACACCTGACAGCGCCCCCGGCTTCATGCGGCAGACCATCATCAAGGGCGGCCAACTGGGCGTGAAGATGACGGACGATACGCAGGGTGCGCTCTGGGAAGAGCACATCGTGCTGTCGGAGGATTTCTACGATAATCTGCGTAAATACCCGATCCCGTTGCTGGAACAGGCTATCCGGGCCATCGGGGCCAGCAGTCTGGCGCTTGATCTCTATGTCTGGCTGTCCTACCGGCTGCGCAGCCTGACCAAGCCGACGACCATTTCCTGGCAGGCGCTGCATGCCCAGCATGGGGCCGAATATGCCCGCATCCGCGACTTCAAGCGTTTCATGATCCCCCAGCTGAAACTGGCGCTCGCCGCCTATCCGCAGGCGCATGTAACGCTGGAGGATGATGGGCTGATGCTGTACCCGTCGGCCCCGCCCATCAGCAAGCTGGGCGGGTAG